From the genome of Virgibacillus proomii, one region includes:
- a CDS encoding energy-coupling factor transporter transmembrane component T family protein translates to MNNAIVIGQYVPGNSLVHRLDPRTKITIIFIFVFIVFLANNVWSYAILTTFALASMFTSRVPIRFILKGLMPVWFLIIFTFLLHIIITKEGTPVFEIFSFTVYSGGLIQGFAISMRFFLLILVTSLLTLTTTPIEITDAIESLLHPLKRVKFPVHELALMMSISLRFIPTLLQETEKISKAQASRGVDFRTGPIKDRVQAVVPLLVPLFVSAFKRAEELAMAMEARGYQGGEGRTKLRELKFGKLDIIIYILFMTVIIGLILTRN, encoded by the coding sequence ATGAATAATGCTATTGTTATTGGACAATACGTACCAGGGAATTCCCTTGTTCACCGACTTGATCCACGAACAAAAATCACCATTATTTTTATCTTTGTGTTTATTGTATTTCTAGCGAACAATGTTTGGAGTTATGCCATACTTACTACCTTTGCTTTAGCTAGTATGTTTACATCACGAGTACCGATCCGATTTATTTTAAAAGGTCTCATGCCTGTGTGGTTTTTAATTATTTTTACATTCTTGCTTCACATCATTATTACGAAGGAAGGTACACCCGTTTTCGAGATTTTTTCCTTTACAGTCTATTCAGGAGGCCTTATTCAAGGGTTTGCTATTTCAATGCGCTTCTTTTTGCTTATTTTAGTAACCTCGCTTTTAACACTAACGACAACACCGATAGAAATAACCGATGCGATCGAAAGCCTTCTGCACCCATTAAAACGAGTGAAGTTTCCTGTACATGAGCTGGCATTAATGATGTCTATTTCATTGCGGTTCATACCGACATTATTACAGGAGACAGAAAAGATCTCTAAAGCGCAAGCATCACGAGGAGTGGACTTTCGGACGGGACCGATTAAGGATAGGGTACAGGCTGTCGTACCATTACTTGTTCCATTATTCGTCAGTGCCTTCAAACGTGCTGAGGAACTCGCTATGGCAATGGAGGCTAGAGGTTATCAAGGTGGTGAAGGAAGAACCAAACTCCGTGAATTAAAATTCGGCAAACTTGATATCATTATTTATATATTATTTATGACAGTTATTATTGGATTAATCTTGACAAGAAATTAG
- the truA gene encoding tRNA pseudouridine(38-40) synthase TruA, with protein MERLKCTIQYDGSFFSGFQIQPGKRTIQGIIEDVLMKMHKGRHIRIHPSGRTDGGAHAIGQTIHFDSPYDIPLNNWKQALNTLLPDDVYVKEVEKVQDTFHARYDVVEKEYRYYVLNEAEPNVFKRNYAYFFPYVLDISSIQRACRYFEGTHDFTTFSSAKAETKGSRERTLYQVSCEKRGSEIEFIFRGNGFLYNMVRIIVGFLLDVGQGKRNQDEIEELFAKKDRRLAGDTAPPQGLYLWRVTY; from the coding sequence ATGGAAAGATTGAAATGCACCATTCAATATGACGGCTCTTTTTTCTCTGGTTTTCAAATACAACCGGGAAAACGTACGATTCAAGGAATAATAGAAGATGTTTTAATGAAAATGCATAAGGGAAGGCATATCCGGATCCATCCATCTGGGAGGACGGATGGAGGGGCTCATGCCATCGGTCAAACCATTCATTTTGATTCGCCTTATGACATTCCTTTAAATAATTGGAAGCAAGCACTCAATACATTACTCCCTGATGATGTTTACGTTAAAGAGGTAGAGAAGGTTCAAGATACATTTCATGCAAGATACGATGTCGTTGAAAAGGAATATCGCTATTACGTGTTAAATGAAGCCGAACCTAATGTGTTTAAACGTAATTATGCATATTTTTTCCCATATGTTTTAGATATTTCGTCTATCCAACGGGCGTGCCGCTATTTTGAGGGAACCCATGATTTCACGACCTTTTCTTCTGCAAAAGCAGAAACAAAAGGGAGCAGAGAAAGAACGCTGTATCAAGTGTCTTGTGAAAAAAGAGGATCAGAAATCGAATTTATCTTTCGAGGAAATGGTTTTTTGTATAATATGGTACGCATTATCGTTGGATTCTTACTAGATGTGGGCCAAGGGAAGAGAAATCAAGACGAAATAGAGGAATTGTTTGCAAAAAAGGATAGAAGACTAGCAGGTGATACTGCGCCACCACAGGGGCTTTATTTGTGGCGTGTGACGTATTAA
- the rplM gene encoding 50S ribosomal protein L13 yields MRTTFMANENNIERKWLVVDAEGKRLGRLASEVATLLRGKHKPTYTPHADTGDHVIIINAEKIELTGNKITDKIYYRHTNYPGGLKERTADEMRTKYPERMLEMAVRGMLPKGPLGRKMAKKLHVFRGSEHTHQAQKPEVYELRG; encoded by the coding sequence ATGCGCACAACTTTCATGGCAAATGAAAATAACATTGAACGCAAATGGTTAGTTGTTGATGCAGAAGGTAAACGATTAGGTCGTTTAGCTAGTGAAGTTGCTACACTCCTTCGCGGAAAGCATAAGCCAACTTACACACCGCATGCAGATACTGGTGACCATGTAATTATTATTAATGCTGAGAAAATTGAATTGACTGGTAATAAAATTACAGACAAAATATACTACCGCCATACAAATTACCCAGGTGGTTTAAAAGAACGTACTGCAGACGAAATGCGTACGAAATACCCTGAACGTATGCTAGAGATGGCAGTTAGAGGTATGCTTCCTAAAGGCCCTTTAGGACGTAAAATGGCTAAGAAACTACATGTATTCAGAGGATCAGAACATACGCATCAAGCACAAAAACCGGAAGTTTATGAGCTTCGCGGGTAA
- the rpsI gene encoding 30S ribosomal protein S9, with the protein MAQVQYYGTGRRKKSTARVRLVPGTGNITINGRNAADYFPYETQLLILNQPLVATETQGTYDVIVNVHGGGFTGQAGAIRHGIARALLEANPEYRSTLKAEGFLTRDARMKERKKYGLKKARRAPQFSKR; encoded by the coding sequence TTGGCACAAGTACAATACTATGGCACAGGTCGTCGTAAAAAATCAACTGCTCGTGTACGTTTAGTACCTGGAACAGGTAACATTACGATCAACGGACGTAATGCAGCTGATTATTTTCCATATGAAACTCAGCTGTTAATTTTAAATCAACCACTAGTAGCAACTGAAACACAAGGAACATATGACGTAATCGTTAATGTTCACGGTGGTGGTTTCACTGGTCAAGCTGGAGCAATCCGCCACGGAATTGCCCGCGCATTGCTTGAAGCTAACCCAGAATACCGCAGCACACTTAAAGCAGAAGGCTTCCTAACTCGTGACGCCAGAATGAAAGAACGTAAAAAATACGGTCTTAAAAAAGCTCGTCGTGCACCTCAGTTCTCAAAACGTTAA